The sequence TCCGACTTCATGCAGATGGTCATTCTGATGGGCATCGCCGTGGTCATGGCCATCGGCTCGCTTGCCGTCATTGGCGGCCCCGCTGAAATTGTGCGGCAGACCCCGGTTGAAAACCTGGCGTTCGGCAGCGACTTCAACTATGGCTGGCTGCTCGCCATCTGGATGTTCTCCAACCTGCTCAAGTTCGTGATGATCGTCAACAACCCGCAGGAGGCCACACGCTATCTTACGGCCAAGGACAGCAAGAATGCCAGCAAGGCCGCCTTCATGGCCTCCGCACTTTTCATCGTCGGCCCGTTGGTCTGGTTTATCCCGCCGCTGGTCGCCGCCATCAAATATCCGGATCTCGCCGCGGTATTTCCTGGAATGGGCAATCCCGAACAGACCGCCTATGTGGTCATGGCCTTCGAAACCCTGCCGGTCGGCTTGATGGGCTTGCTGATTGCCGGCATGTTCGCCGCCACCATCTCCTCCATGGACACCGGCCTCAACCGCAACGCCGGCATCTTCGTGAAAAACTTCTACCAGCCCGTTCTGCGCAAGCATGCATCGGGCAAGGAGCAAATGCTCGCTTCGCGCATCACCACGTTCATCCTCGGCTTCATCATTGTGGCCATGGCCATGTATTTCAACAAATCCAAGGCCGGGCTCTTCAAGCTGATGATGGACTTCACGGCGCTGGTTTCCACGCCGACCATCATCCCGCTGCTCATGATGTTCTTCATCAAGCGCACTCCCGACTGGGCGGCATGGGCAACGGCGCTGTTCGGCTTGATCTTCACCTCGCTCTGCAAATTCACCATCACCCCCGAATGGGCGAACACCACCTTTGGTCTGGATATGACGACGCGTGAGCTGGGCGACTTCGGCCAGATGCTGCCCGTCGTCCTCTGCGTCATCTTCCAGCCCATATTCTTCTATTGCACCAAATTCTTTTATCGGGATCACCGCGATGAGCGCGCCAAGGAGCTGCAGGAGTTCATTGATAACCAGGAACGCCCCGTCACGGCCGATGAACACGAAGAATGCCTCGACCACGCCCAGGGCAAGATGCTCGGCTCCCTCGCCGGGGTCTACGGCGGCTTCGTCCTGCTGGTCGGGCTCGTCGTGCTCGTCATCAACCTGGTCAAAGGGAACCTGGTCACCCCCATGTCTATTTTTGCTTTTCTGGGTATCGGTGGAGTCGTCGGCATCCTGGGCTGGATTCTGGCGCACGCTTACAAACCCGCAGATATCAGAAAAAAACCTTGAGCGCGAGCTGTCGCTTATCATAACTAGTGACCGGAGTATGGAATTTTACGACGACTAATCACGAAGCCGTAGTGAATTTTAAAGAACTGGCCGGCAAGGGCTTGGTTTTCGATGCTCTTGAACAGGATAGATCCCATGCCTAATGCAATAGCAATAGCCAGTATCGGAGCCGCCGCTATATTAGGCCTGACCGACAGTTCGTTTTCGGAAAGCAGTCCTGCAAATATCTCGGGCGTCTATCCGCACCTGACGATGTACAACAACGAGGGTGAATGCGGTACAGGCGCGGTCGTGCCGTGGGCGGGGAAGCTCTGGGCGGTCACCTACGCTCCGCATTCGCCTAAAGGCTCCTCCGACAAGCTTTATGAAATTGCTCCCGACCTAACGCAGACCATCCGCCCCGAAAGTATCGGCGGGACGCCCGCCAACCGGATGATTCATAAAGAATCCAATCGGCTCTTTATTGGCCCGTACGCCATCAGTGGGGAAGGGGACGTGCGAGTTATTCCCTGGCAAGCAATGCCAGGCCGGCATACCGGTAATGCGCGGCACCTGACCGATCCGGCCGGCAGGATCTATTACGCAACGATGGAGGAGGGACTCTATTCCGTCGATGTCGATACGCTGGAGGTTGAGGAGCTCATTGCAGATGGAAACAGCAAGAAGCCCGTGCAAAACGGCATAAAATCCAGCCTGCCCGGCTATCATGGAAAAGGCTTGTATTCGGGGCAGGGGCGTGTTGTGTATGCCAATAACGGTGAACGGAGCAAGGCTGCAAAAGCGAATCCCACGACCCCTTCCGGTGCGCTGGCGCAATGGTTCGGGCAAGGTGACTGGAAGCTCGTCCGCCGCAACCAGTTTACGGAACTCACGGGGCCCGGTGGAATTTACGGTGGCGGGCATCCGGAAACCGATCCGATCTGGGGTATGGGCTGGGATGCGCGCTCGCTCCTGCTCGCCCTGCTCGAAAATGGGGAGTGGAGCTATTTTCGCCTGCCGAAGGGAAGCCATTCCTATGACGGCGCACACGGCTGGAATACCGAATGGCCGCGCATCCGCGAGATCGGAGAAAAAGATTACCTCGCCACCATGCACGGAACCTTCTGGAGATTCCCGCCCACTTTTTCCAACGAAAATTCGTCGGGTATCGCCCCGCGCTCGAACTATCTGAAAGTCATTGGCGATTTTTGTAAATGGAATGGCAAAGTGGTTCTGGGTTGCGATGATTCCGCCAAATCGGAATTTTTAAACACCCGCACGTTTAAGCCCGCGGACGGTGCCCCCCGGCAGTCGAACTCCAATCTGTGGTTTATCGATCCGCAACAGCTCGACGGCTTCGGCCCGCTGATTGGGCGTGGTTCGGTCTGGCTGCGTGAAGACGTCGAAGCGAACAGCCCCAGTGATCCCTATCTGTTCTCTGGCTACGACCATCGCCAGTTCAGCCTGACGCATTCGACGAAATCACCCGTCACCTTCACCCTCGAAGTGGATAAACACGGGTCGGGCGAATGGAGCACACTGCGCAGCATCACGCTGGCACCCAAGGGAACGGAAATCCTTTTTTTCAGCGAAGATGAGGGCGGGGCATGGATTCGTCTGGTTGCGGATAAAAACGCCACGGGTGTCACCGCCCATTTCCAGTACCGCAACCGCGACACGCGCAGCGTTAAGAATGATCCGCTGTTCAACGGGGTTGCAACGACTGAAAAAGCGCCCGCAACCGCGGGGGTCATGCGCAGCCTCGCATATCACACCCTCGGCATTGCCCTTGCGGACGGAAGCTACTATGAGCTGAATCCCAAAATGAAGATCGCCAAAGTGAGCTCCGCAGCCCAAAGCGCCGGGTTGCTATCTGCGGTTGCCCAGCCCGCCAACTCTTTCAGCGTTGATGGGGCATCGGCCATTATGGAAGAGGACGGAAAACGCTACCGCTTTCCTAAAAACGATGCGTACTCCGCCACCGGTTCGCGCGTCTGCCGTGAAGTGGCCACCGAACGTGATCTGCTCAACCTGCATGGCACCTTCTATGAGCTGCCTGCCCGGAATGCGCTGGGGCTGGCCAGGATCCGCCCCGTCGCCACGCATAATCTGGCCATTCATGACTTCTGCTCCCACAACGGACTACTCTTCTTCACCGGCCTCGGCGCTGGCGCGCAGGGTGAACACATCTTCCGCAGTGCCGATGGCAAAGCCGCCGTTTGGGCGGGTGTGGTTGACGATCTTTGGCGACTCGGCAAGCCGCGTGGGCAGGGTGGCCCGTGGAAAATCGCTGCCGTCAAAGCCGGCGTTCCGTCCGACCGGTATCTCATGACCGCCTACGACAGGAAGCGCGTCGCTCTCGATGCTTCTTCCTCCGTGCGCATATCGCTGGAAGTGGATATTGACGGCACCGACTTGTGGGTTCCATACAAAACATTCGAGGTCGCTCCCGGCGAAACCGTGTCACACGAGTTTCCGGAGGGGTTCAGCGCCTACTGGATCCGTGCAACAAGCGACCTCGACACAACCGCGACGGCTTGGTTCACCTATGAATAGTGCTCTCAAACAGCTTTGCGCCATCTTGGGTTTGCTGCTTCCTGCGTTTACTCAGGGGGCGGTGCCAAACATTGTCCTGATTGTCGTCGATGACCTTGGCTATGCCGACCTGTCCTGTACGGGGTTGGCGAATGATGTGCATACCCCGAACATCGACAGGCTGGCGGCGCGCGGGGTGCGCTTCGACAGCGCTTATGCCACCGCGCCGATCTGTAATGCCTCGCGCATTTCAATAATGACTGGAGCCTACCAACAGCGGCAAGGGCAGTACTGGTATGGCGGTCCTGGTCTGCATGACCCTCAATTCACGACGATTGCAGAGGCACTGAAAAAAAGGGGTATGCCACCGGCTATGTCGGCAAGTTTCATCATGGAAACAGTGACAAGCCGAGTGGTCGTGGATTTCCCCTGAACCATGGGTTTGATACGTTCTTCGGTTTCTCTGGCGGTACCAAGCATTACCTGCACCACAGCAAGAATGGCGGGCAACCCATGCTCCATGAAGGGCCGATGTGGGTGCAGCGCGAGCAGAAGGATGTGGAAGGGTTCATCACGGAACTCTTCGGCGAACTGGCTCGCGAGTTCATCCGCAAAAACAAGGATCGGAAATTTTACCTGCACCTCTCCTTCAATGCCGTTCACAACTTCACCCACCAGCTGCCTGCCGATTATCTGAAGGAGAAAGGGCTCAAGGGATTTGCCGACCTCAAGCCCGGGGAAAACTACTGGGCGTGGCGTAAAAAGCTCGGCTATCCCGCGAACGTTGAAGGGCGCGACTACTACCTCGGTCAGCTCCATTTTCTCGACCATGAGATCGGTCTGTTTATGGACGAGCTCGAAGAGCAGGGCCTGGCCGAGAGCACCGCGATCATATTTGTCAGTGACAACGGAGGCTCACTCGTCACGTACGCGAACAACGGAAAACTCAAGGGCGGGAAATACACCCTCTTCGAAGGCGGCACGCGTGTTCCCATGATCGTCAGCTATCCGCCTGCATTCAAAACCGGAGAAGTGAGCGGATCGGTTGCCAGCACCTTGGACATCTTTCCGACCATATGCGGACTGACCGGAGCGTCGCTACCCTCCCGGCTCGACGGCAAAGACCTCGCCCCGGTTCTTTCCGGTGCGGAACATTCCCTGAATCGCGACTTCCTTTTCTGGGACACGCAGGCCGAGCAGGCCGTACGCAAAGGAAAGTGGAAGCTCCTTGTCACTAAAACAACACCCAACGAAAAACTGCAAATCACCCCGACACCCAACGGTGAATTCCTCTACAATCTCGAAAGTGACCCCGGTGAAGCAACCAATCTAGTGGTACAACAACAGGTGGTCTCCCAGGAATTGAAACGGGCGCTGCTGAAGTGGAAGGCGGGTCTCTGAAATCTGCCTGAACTCCGGGAGCTTTTTTTGTCGGCTGATTAGAATGGACTCATTAATAAGCATATGCGCGGTAGCGTCCTTGTTGGGCCGGATACGAGGGCCAGCCTGCCGGGCGCTTTTTTGCTTTTACTGTAGGGCGGGGGTTGTGACAACATCCTCCCCGTTTTAACGGAGGGTTTAGGATGACGATCAAGGATTGCCTCAACCGGGCGGCGAACGAAAGCCCGGATGACATTGCGCTAAGGTTCAAGCAGGATGGCCAATGGACTACGATCAACTATGGGCAGCTACGCGAGCGGGTGTGGCATGTTTCGGAAATGCTTGCCCGGCTGGGGGTGGTCGAAGGCGACCGGGTCGCGATCTACCGGGAGAATTCGCCGGAATGGTTCGAGATCTACCACGGCATCGTGGGCATCGGGGCCATCGCGGTTCCCGTGGATGCGAAGCTGCGGGAGCAGGAGGTTGCGCATATTTTCCACGATTGCGGGGTATCGGTGGTTTTTGCCTCCTGCCGCTTTGCGGAAATCCTCGCGGGAATGAAGGAGCGCTTGCGCGATTTGCGCGCGATCGTGATGCTCGATATTGATGAGCGGAACCAGCACCTGTGCGACAAGGTCGACCACCATACCTACAAGGGACTATGGCAGGAGGTTGCGGAGCGGGCCATGGCCGAAGGGCGTGCGTTTGGTCGCATGTCGCCGACGGCCTCTTCGCCGGCTTCCTTCATCTATACCTCGGGAACGACGGGCCGCCAGAAGGGCGCCGTGCTGACGCACCACAATTTCATGTCGAATGTGGATAGCATTGATCGGGCGGTCCATTTCACGAAGGAGGACAATCTCGTGCTCATCCTTCCGCTTCACCATTCCTTTGCCTTCACCACGACGGTGTTGTTGCCGGTATACAAGCACTGCCAGGTGACCCTCGTTGAAAACCTCAAGACCATCAAGGCCAACATGGCCGAGACCGCACCAACGGTGATGCTGGCCGTTCCGCTGCTCCTCGAAAAAATGCTCGCACGCGTGCTGGACGGCATCAACTCGAAGAAGATCGCGAAGCTGATGTATGACTATGGTTTGGCAAAGGTGGTCGGGAAAAAAGTGAAGGACGGCCTGGGCGGGGCCTTGCGCCTCGTGGTTTCCGGCGGGGCGCCGATCAGCCCGGCCACCTTGCTCGGCTGGGGCAAGCTGGGCTTTTGCATTGTCGAGGGCTATGGCATCACCGAGACCGCGCCCGTGCTGGCGGTCAACCCGCCCGGGAAGCCGCGGGTTGGAACCGTTGGCCGGCCGCTTCCGGGGGTGTCGATCGAGATCCGGAATCCCAACCCCGAGGGGGTGGGCGAGATTGTTGCGCGCGGCGAGAACGTGATGCAGGGCTATTGGAACAATCCCGCGGAAACCGCCAAGGTGCTGGTCGATGGCTGGTACCACACCGGCGACCTTGGCTATTTCGATGAGAAGGGCTATCTCGTGATCAGCGGTCGGAAGAAGAGCCTGATCGTCAACCGCGAAGGAAAGAACATCTATCCGGAAGAGGTCGAGCGGCAGGTGCTCAAGAGCACCTATGTCCTCGAATGCCTGGCCATGGGCTACCGCGAGCCGGGCGAGGATACGGGCGAGCGCGTCGGCCTGATCGTCGTGCCCAACCTCGAGGTGTTCGATGCCATGGAGGAGGAGGGGGGCGAGCGGTTGACCGATGG is a genomic window of Pontiella desulfatans containing:
- a CDS encoding sodium:solute symporter family protein yields the protein MQDSISVIDIAVLVFYFGFLFSIGWLSKKFIKNTSDYFRGSGQMLWWMAGASAFMMQFSAWTFTGAASDVYSNGLRILSVFWGNALGFAVAGFFFAKRFRQMRVITAIEGVRQRFGKATEQVYTWLSIPTGVFVAGLWLNGLSIFIYSVFGSMFPAWVTVEHIMILTAIIVLFNSTMGGSWAVVASDFMQMVILMGIAVVMAIGSLAVIGGPAEIVRQTPVENLAFGSDFNYGWLLAIWMFSNLLKFVMIVNNPQEATRYLTAKDSKNASKAAFMASALFIVGPLVWFIPPLVAAIKYPDLAAVFPGMGNPEQTAYVVMAFETLPVGLMGLLIAGMFAATISSMDTGLNRNAGIFVKNFYQPVLRKHASGKEQMLASRITTFILGFIIVAMAMYFNKSKAGLFKLMMDFTALVSTPTIIPLLMMFFIKRTPDWAAWATALFGLIFTSLCKFTITPEWANTTFGLDMTTRELGDFGQMLPVVLCVIFQPIFFYCTKFFYRDHRDERAKELQEFIDNQERPVTADEHEECLDHAQGKMLGSLAGVYGGFVLLVGLVVLVINLVKGNLVTPMSIFAFLGIGGVVGILGWILAHAYKPADIRKKP
- a CDS encoding AMP-dependent synthetase/ligase → MTIKDCLNRAANESPDDIALRFKQDGQWTTINYGQLRERVWHVSEMLARLGVVEGDRVAIYRENSPEWFEIYHGIVGIGAIAVPVDAKLREQEVAHIFHDCGVSVVFASCRFAEILAGMKERLRDLRAIVMLDIDERNQHLCDKVDHHTYKGLWQEVAERAMAEGRAFGRMSPTASSPASFIYTSGTTGRQKGAVLTHHNFMSNVDSIDRAVHFTKEDNLVLILPLHHSFAFTTTVLLPVYKHCQVTLVENLKTIKANMAETAPTVMLAVPLLLEKMLARVLDGINSKKIAKLMYDYGLAKVVGKKVKDGLGGALRLVVSGGAPISPATLLGWGKLGFCIVEGYGITETAPVLAVNPPGKPRVGTVGRPLPGVSIEIRNPNPEGVGEIVARGENVMQGYWNNPAETAKVLVDGWYHTGDLGYFDEKGYLVISGRKKSLIVNREGKNIYPEEVERQVLKSTYVLECLAMGYREPGEDTGERVGLIVVPNLEVFDAMEEEGGERLTDGQIEELVRSDIRQQLAALSDYKRPRKIEVRFEEFEKTTTQKIKRYLYAIDTAGN